Proteins from a single region of Desulfolutivibrio sulfoxidireducens:
- a CDS encoding beta strand repeat-containing protein — MTGGSGGDSLTGNSSANVLSGGAGSDTLSGGAGNDALLGGSGSDTATYSDATAAIRVNLGVATAQNTGGAGTDTLSSIENVTGSSGGDKLTGNSSANGLSGGKGNDRLTGGAGNDTLSGGLGNDTLSGGSGTDTATYADATAAIRVNLGTTSAQNTSGAGTDTLSSIENVIGSSGSDKLTGNLSANVLSGGKGNDRLTAGAGNDTLSGGLGNDTLSGGSGTDTATYADATAAIRVNLGSASAQNTGGAGTDTLSSIENVIGGSGSDTLTGNSSSNVLSGGTGNDKLTAGAGNDRLSGGKGNDTLIGGTGSDTATYSDATAAIRVNLGSTTAQNTGGAGTDTLSGIENVTGGSGSDTLTGNSSANVLSGGSGNDTLTAGAGNDTLSGGLGNDTLSGGSGTDTVTYSFATTAVTVNLGLTTAQKTGGGGTDTLSGLENVTGGSGNDVLTGTSGANILAGGAGNDRLAGGKGNDTLIGGTGSDTATYADATAAIRVNLGSTTAQNTGGAGTDTLSSIENVTGGSGSDTLTGNSSANVLSGGAGNDTLTAGAGNDTLSGGLGNDILSGGSGTDTATYASATTAVTVNLGLTTAQNTGGGGTDTLSGIENVTGGSGNDVLTGTSGANVLAGGDGRDKLSGGAGNDSLLGGAGNDTLLGGAGNDTLTGGTGSDTLTGGTGADRYVYTATSQSGSGSARDTITDFSASQGDRISLSEIDANTTKSGNQAFTYIGSSTFTGIAGQLSYSGGILSADVNGDRASDFQIRLSNNPTLSAASFDL, encoded by the coding sequence GTGACCGGTGGCAGCGGGGGAGACTCGCTGACGGGTAATTCATCGGCCAACGTGCTTTCCGGCGGAGCGGGTAGCGACACCCTTTCGGGAGGGGCGGGCAACGACGCGCTCCTTGGCGGTTCCGGCTCAGACACCGCGACATACTCCGATGCCACAGCCGCGATCAGGGTGAACCTGGGCGTGGCCACGGCCCAGAACACCGGCGGGGCGGGCACGGACACCCTTTCGAGCATCGAAAACGTGACCGGCAGCAGCGGCGGCGACAAGCTGACCGGAAACTCGTCAGCCAATGGGCTCTCCGGCGGCAAGGGCAACGACAGACTCACGGGCGGTGCCGGCAACGACACCCTCTCCGGCGGCCTTGGCAATGATACTCTCTCGGGCGGTTCGGGCACGGACACCGCGACCTACGCCGACGCCACAGCCGCGATCAGGGTGAACCTGGGAACGACCTCGGCCCAGAACACCAGCGGGGCGGGAACGGACACCCTGTCGAGCATCGAGAACGTGATCGGCAGCAGCGGCAGCGACAAGCTGACCGGCAATTTGTCGGCCAATGTGCTCTCCGGCGGCAAGGGCAACGACAGGCTCACGGCCGGAGCCGGCAACGACACCCTCTCCGGCGGCCTTGGCAATGATACTCTCTCGGGCGGTTCGGGCACGGACACCGCGACCTACGCCGACGCCACGGCCGCGATCAGGGTGAATCTGGGGTCGGCTTCGGCCCAGAACACCGGCGGAGCGGGCACGGACACCCTGTCGAGCATCGAGAACGTGATCGGCGGCAGCGGCAGCGACACGCTGACCGGCAATTCGTCTTCCAATGTGCTCTCCGGCGGCACGGGTAACGACAAACTCACGGCCGGCGCGGGCAATGACCGCCTCTCAGGGGGCAAGGGCAACGACACCCTTATCGGCGGCACCGGCTCCGACACCGCAACCTACTCCGACGCCACAGCCGCGATCCGGGTGAACCTGGGGTCGACCACGGCCCAGAACACCGGCGGCGCGGGCACGGACACCCTGTCGGGCATCGAGAACGTGACCGGCGGCAGCGGCAGCGACACGCTGACCGGCAATTCCTCGGCCAACGTGCTTTCGGGCGGCTCCGGTAACGACACGCTCACGGCCGGCGCGGGCAACGACACCCTCTCCGGCGGCCTTGGCAACGATACGCTGTCCGGCGGTTCGGGCACGGATACCGTGACCTACTCCTTTGCGACCACGGCGGTCACGGTGAACCTGGGGCTGACCACGGCCCAGAAGACGGGCGGTGGCGGCACGGACACCCTGTCGGGCCTGGAGAACGTGACCGGCGGCTCCGGCAATGACGTCCTGACCGGCACGTCCGGCGCCAACATCCTGGCCGGCGGCGCGGGCAACGACCGCCTTGCCGGCGGGAAGGGAAATGACACCCTTATCGGCGGCACCGGCTCCGACACCGCGACCTACGCTGACGCCACGGCCGCGATCCGGGTGAACCTTGGGTCGACCACGGCCCAGAACACCGGCGGCGCGGGCACGGACACCCTGTCAAGCATCGAGAACGTGACCGGCGGCAGCGGCAGCGACACACTGACCGGCAATTCCTCGGCCAACGTGCTCTCCGGCGGCGCGGGCAACGACACGCTCACGGCCGGGGCCGGCAACGACACCCTCTCCGGCGGCCTTGGCAACGATATTCTCTCGGGCGGTTCGGGTACGGATACCGCGACCTATGCCTCGGCCACCACGGCGGTGACGGTGAACCTGGGGCTGACCACGGCCCAGAATACGGGCGGCGGCGGCACGGACACCCTGTCGGGCATCGAGAACGTGACCGGCGGCTCCGGCAACGACGTCCTGACCGGCACGTCCGGCGCCAACGTCCTGGCCGGCGGCGACGGCAGGGACAAGCTCTCGGGCGGGGCCGGAAACGACTCGCTTCTTGGCGGGGCCGGCAACGATACGTTACTGGGCGGCGCGGGCAACGACACGCTCACCGGTGGCACCGGCTCCGACACCCTGACCGGCGGCACCGGCGCGGACAGGTACGTGTACACCGCAACCTCGCAGAGCGGCAGCGGCAGCGCCCGGGACACCATCACGGACTTCTCGGCCAGCCAGGGCGATCGTATTTCCCTGTCCGAAATCGACGCCAATACGACAAAGTCCGGCAATCAGGCCTTCACCTACATCGGATCGTCGACCTTCACGGGTATCGCCGGGCAGCTATCGTATTCCGGCGGCATCCTGTCTGCCGATGTAAACGGCGACAGGGCTTCTGATTTTCAAATACGCCTGTCAAACAATCCGACTCTGAGTGCCGCATCCTTCGATTTGTAA